In the genome of uncultured Paludibaculum sp., the window GAGGACTACCAGAAGTTCCACAGCGAGTTCCCCGAGAGCGAGATCACTTACTTCGTCCGTCGTACGGCCGACATTCTGTTGAGCAATGCCAGCATGCTCAGCGTGGAAGTCACTGAGGAAGAGTTCAAAGGCGGAGCGCATCCCAATGCGCGCAGGACCTATCTCAACATGAATCCCTCCACCGGCCAGGATCTGGCTCTGACAGACCTGTTGCGGAACGGCGCTTTGCCCAAGCTCACCGAAGTGGCGGAGAAGCGCTTCCGGTGGGAACGCGAGGTACCCGAGGGCAAGAAACTGTCGGAATCGGGTTTCACGTTCCCCGATGACAAGTTCGCCCTAAGCAAGACCTGGGGCGTCTCGCCGCGTGGCCTGCTCTTCCACTACAACGCCTACGAGATCGCCCCGTACGCATCCGGACCCACCACGGTAATGCTGCCCTGGAACGAGATCCGCGATCTGATTAAAAAGGAAGCCGGTCTTGTGCCGGCGGGCTCCTAATCCAGCGGAATTGGGATTAGACTGGAGGGCAGCTTTATGGAACCTCAGGACGCCACAACCACTCCCCCGGCCTCGGAAGTACGCCGACTGACGGGCGTTTGTTTTGACCCCGGCGCGGTTTTCGCCGATATCGCCAATAACGGCCGCTGGTGGGCAGCTTGGCTGATCATCACGATCTTGATATCCGTTTTCATGTCGCTGGTAATCAGCCGCGTCGGCTACGACCAGATCATCGCCAAGACGATGGAAAGCAACCCCAGGATGCAGGAGATGCCGGCCGACCAGAAGGAGAAGGCCGTCGAGATGCAGCGCAAGATCATGCCCTATGCGTTACGGCTGGGCCCTGTGCTGGGTGGCTTGGTGATGGTGCTGGTGGCGGCAGGCGCGCTGCTGTTCGTGTTCAATTTCATGTTCGACGCAGGCTTGAAGTTCAAACAGGTGTTGAACCTCTACGCCTATTCGGGAATCCCGCCGTCCGTCGTTTCCATCGCAGCCTCGATTCTGGTCTTGTACCTGAAAGCGCCGGACGAATTTGACATCCAGAAGCCGCTGGCCTTCAACGTCGGTGCCTTTCTACCCGAAACCAGCGCGAAGTGGCTGCAAAGCATCGGAGCGTCTCTAGACGTCTTCACGTTCTGGCAGATTGCACTGGTCGCGGTGGGCTTTTCCGCCGTATGCGGTGCGAAGCGTATGCCGTTTGGCCGCGCGCTGACTGGCGTTCTGATCCCGTGGATCGCGTACGTCCTCGCCAAAACGGCCTGGGCCGCGATGTTTGGATAGATAGCGCTGAGTCGGCAGCCATCAGCCGTCAGCGATCAGCCTTCAGCTCCCGCGCCCTACCATGGCCGCGAGCCCTGGGCGAGACGCGGGGGAGAGACTGCTGAAAGCTGAGAGCTGACAGCTGACGGCTGATAGCTCCTTCCCCCCCAGCGCTACACTGGAAGCAGACGCATGCAACTGGTGATTTTCGATCTCGACGGCACGCTCGTCGACTCTGTTCAGGATCTCTGCAACTCCGTCAACGCGACGCGCGCCTACATGGGCCTCGATCAACTCCCCATGGACCTCGTGGCCTCCTACGTGGGCAACGGAGCTCCGGTGCTCATCCGCCGGGCCATGGGCCCCAATACCTCCGAAGCCCAGATTGAGGAAGCCCTGGCCTACTTCCTCGGCTACTATCGCGAGCACATGCTCGATCACACCCGGCCCTACCCCGGCGTGGTCGAGGCGCTCGATCAGATCCATCAAGGCGGAGCCCGCATGGCCGTGCTCACCAACAAACCCGAGCGATTTTCGCGCGATATGTGCGCCGGGCTCGGCTTTGATAAGTACTTCTTCCAGGTCTACGGCGGCAACAGTTTCGAGCAGAAGAAGCCGGACCCCATCGGTATCCACACGCTTGCCCGCGAGTGCGGAGCACCCCTTTCGGGC includes:
- a CDS encoding DUF3298 domain-containing protein is translated as MRKFCFAVIILLQLAAVGCKRAPDAAAPSSLVFVQKKFDKSVPGCGDKQKREEPCVTFRVSWVEATSAASDQARTRINAAILASLQPMEAPRGFADEAAGVAEDYQKFHSEFPESEITYFVRRTADILLSNASMLSVEVTEEEFKGGAHPNARRTYLNMNPSTGQDLALTDLLRNGALPKLTEVAEKRFRWEREVPEGKKLSESGFTFPDDKFALSKTWGVSPRGLLFHYNAYEIAPYASGPTTVMLPWNEIRDLIKKEAGLVPAGS
- a CDS encoding YIP1 family protein, giving the protein MEPQDATTTPPASEVRRLTGVCFDPGAVFADIANNGRWWAAWLIITILISVFMSLVISRVGYDQIIAKTMESNPRMQEMPADQKEKAVEMQRKIMPYALRLGPVLGGLVMVLVAAGALLFVFNFMFDAGLKFKQVLNLYAYSGIPPSVVSIAASILVLYLKAPDEFDIQKPLAFNVGAFLPETSAKWLQSIGASLDVFTFWQIALVAVGFSAVCGAKRMPFGRALTGVLIPWIAYVLAKTAWAAMFG
- a CDS encoding HAD family hydrolase, whose protein sequence is MQLVIFDLDGTLVDSVQDLCNSVNATRAYMGLDQLPMDLVASYVGNGAPVLIRRAMGPNTSEAQIEEALAYFLGYYREHMLDHTRPYPGVVEALDQIHQGGARMAVLTNKPERFSRDMCAGLGFDKYFFQVYGGNSFEQKKPDPIGIHTLARECGAPLSGTWMIGDSSTDILTARNAGVRCAGVTYGISPDSLKSTPPDFLMDSMLELPAILSAKP